The Oreochromis niloticus isolate F11D_XX linkage group LG13, O_niloticus_UMD_NMBU, whole genome shotgun sequence genome has a window encoding:
- the actn2b gene encoding alpha-actinin-2b isoform X1 translates to MMTQVETTVHYDNGYEDEYMIQEEEWDRDMLLDPAWEQQQRKTFTAWCNSHLRKAGVQIENIEEDFRNGLKLMLLLEVISGERLPKPDRGKMRFHKIANVNKALDFITSKGVKLVSIGAEEIVDGNVKMTLGMIWTIILRFAIQDISVEETSAKEGLLLWCQRKTAPYRNVNVQNFHVSWKDGLAFCALIHRHRPDLLDYSKLNKDDPLGNLNLAFDIAEKHLDIPKMLDAEDIINTPKPDERAIMTYVSCFYHAFAGAEQAETAANRICKVLGVNQENEKLMEEYERLASELLEWIRRTTPWLENRTPEKTMAEMQRKLEDFRDYRRQHKPPKVQEKCQLEINFNTLQTKLRISNRPAFMPSEGKMVSDIASAWQGLEQAEKGYEEWLLTEIRRLERVDHLAEKFRQKATNHENWASGKELFLSQKDYETATLTEIRALLRKHEAFESDLAAHQDRVEQIAAIAQELNELDYHDVAAVNQRCQSICDLWDKLGTLTQKRREALERTEKLLETIDQLFLEFAKRSAPFNNWMEGAMEDLQDMFIVHTIEEVQSLIAAHEQFKATLPEADSERQAILGIHNEVQKISQSYGIKASFINPYSTITTEELLNKWEKVKKLVPQRDSALQEEMARQHAHERLRRQFAAQANLIGPWIQTRMEEIGRCSLEIGGTLEDQMTQLKQIEHVIVAYKPNIDKLEGDHQLIQESLVFDNKHTNYTMEHIRVGWELLLTTIARTINEIETQILTRDAKGISQQQMNEFRSSFNHFDRKKNGAMETDDFRACLISMGYDLGEVEFARIMMLVDPNATGIVSFQSFIDFMTRETADTDTAEQVVASFRILAADKPYILVEELRRELPPEQAEYCIMRMPPYAGHGAPPGALDYTAFSTALYGESDL, encoded by the exons ACCTTCACAGCTTGGTGTAACTCCCACCTGAGGAAAGCTGGTGTTCAAATTGAAAACATTGAGGAGGACTTCAGGAATGGACTCAAActcatgctgctgctggaagTTATCTCAG GAGAGAGGTTACCCAAGCCAGATAGAGGGAAGATGCGGTTTCATAAGATTGCAAATGTTAACAAAGCTCTGGACTTCATCACAAGTAAAGGTGTCAAACTGGTTTCAATAGGAGCCGAAG AGATTGTGGATGGGAATGTAAAGATGACTCTTGGAATGATTTGGACTATAATCCTCCGCTTCGCCATTCAGGACATATCTGTGGAAG AAACATCTGCCAAGGAAGGGCTTCTGCTGTGGTGTCAAAGAAAGACTGCCCCCTACAGGAATGTTAATGTCCAAAACTTCCATGTCAG CTGGAAGGATGGTCTGGCCTTCTGCGCCCTGATTCACAGACACAGACCCGACCTCCTCGACTACTCTAAGCTCAACAAG GATGATCCTCTGGGGAACTTGAACCTGGCTTTTGACATAGCTGAAAAACACCTGGACATTCCAAAAATGCTGGATGCAGAGG ATATCATCAACACCCCCAAGCCCGATGAGAGAGCCATCATGACCTATGTGTCCTGCTTTTACCATGCTTTTGCTGGAGCTGAGCAG GCGGAGACTGCTGCCAACAGGATCTGTAAGGTGCTTGGAGTAAACCAAGAGAATGAGAAACTGATGGAGGAATATGAGAGACTGGCCAGTGAG ctgctggagTGGATCCGCCGCACCACTCCCTGGCTGGAGAATCGGACCCCAGAGAAGACCATGGCAGAGATGCAACGGAAGCTGGAGGACTTCAGGGACTACAGACGCCAGCACAAGCCCCCAAAAGTGCAGGAGAAGTGCCAGCTGGAAATTAACTTCAACACCCTTCAGACCAAGTTGCGCATCAGCAATCGGCCTGCCTTTATGCCCTCTGAGGGGAAGATGGTATCT GACATAGCCAGTGCATGGCAGGGTCTGGAGCAGGCAGAGAAAGGGTATGAGGAATGGCTTCTTACAGAGATCCGTAGGCTTGAGAGGGTGGACCACCTTGCAGAAAAGTTTCGCCAAAAAGCAACTAATCATGAGAACTGGGCCAGCG GTAAAGAGCTGTTCCTTTCCCAGAAGGACTACGAAACAGCCACACTGACAGAAATCAGAGCACTGCTTCGAAAACACGAGGCCTTTGAGAGTGACTTGGCAGCCCACCAGGACAGAGTGGAGCAGATTGCTGCCATTGCACAGGAACTAAA TGAGTTGGACTACCATGATGTTGCTGCTGTTAACCAGCGCTGCCAAAGCATCTGTGACTTATGGGACAAGCTGGGAACCCTGACTCAGAAGAGGAGAGAGGCACTGGAG CGCACAGAGAAACTGCTGGAAACCATTGATCAGTTGTTCCTAGAATTTGCTAAGAGGTCTGCTCCTTTCAACAATTGGATGGAAGGAGCGATGGAGGATCTGCAGGACATGTTTATAGTGCATACTATTGAAGAGGTTCAG AGTCTAATCGCAGCTCATGAGCAGTTCAAAGCTACTCTTCCCGAGGCAGATTCAGAGAGACAGGCCATCTTGGGAATCCACAATGAggtgcagaaaatttcacagAGCTATGGGATCAAGGCCAGCTTTATCAACCCTTACAGCACTATCACAACTGAAGAGCTTCTCAACAAGTGGGAAAAG GTGAAAAAGCTGGTTCCTCAGAGAGATAGTGCCCTCCAGGAGGAGATGGCACGCCAGCATGCCCACGAAAGGCTGAGACGGCAGTTTGCTGCCCAGGCTAATCTGATTGGGCCCTGGATACAGACCAGGATGGAG GAAATAGGGCGCTGCTCCCTGGAGATAGGAGGCACCTTGGAGGACCAGATGACCCAGCTGAAGCAAATCGAGCATGTCATAGTTGCTTATAAACCCAATATTGACAAGTTGGAGGGAGACCACCAGCTAATCCAGGAGTCACTTGTGTTTGATAACAAACACACCAACTACACCATGGAG CACATCCGTGTTGGGTGGGAGCTGCTCCTCACAACCATTGCCCGAACTATCAATGAGATTGAAACCCAGATCCTGACCCGGGATGCTAAGGGCATCAGTCAGCAGCAGATGAATGAGTTCAGATCGTCTTTCAACCACTTTGACAGG AAGAAGAATGGAGCAATGGAAACAGATGACTTCAGAGCCTGCCTCATCTCCATGGGATATGACTTG GGAGAGGTGGAGTTTGCTCGCATAATGATGCTGGTAGACCCCAATGCTACGGGAATCGTTTCCTTCCAGTCTTTTATCGACTTTATGACCAGAGAGACTGCTGATACAGACACTGCCGAGCAGGTTGTGGCATCCTTCCGGATCCTGGCTGCTGATAAG CCTTATATACTTGTAGAGGAGCTCAGGAGAGAACTTCCCCCTGAACAAGCAGAATATTGCATCATGAGGATGCCACCCTACGCTGGTCATGGAGCACCACCCGGGGCACTGGACTACACTGCCTTCTCCACTGCCCTCTATGGAGAGAGTGATCTTTAA
- the actn2b gene encoding alpha-actinin-2b isoform X2, with the protein MLDAEDIINTPKPDERAIMTYVSCFYHAFAGAEQAETAANRICKVLGVNQENEKLMEEYERLASELLEWIRRTTPWLENRTPEKTMAEMQRKLEDFRDYRRQHKPPKVQEKCQLEINFNTLQTKLRISNRPAFMPSEGKMVSDIASAWQGLEQAEKGYEEWLLTEIRRLERVDHLAEKFRQKATNHENWASGKELFLSQKDYETATLTEIRALLRKHEAFESDLAAHQDRVEQIAAIAQELNELDYHDVAAVNQRCQSICDLWDKLGTLTQKRREALERTEKLLETIDQLFLEFAKRSAPFNNWMEGAMEDLQDMFIVHTIEEVQSLIAAHEQFKATLPEADSERQAILGIHNEVQKISQSYGIKASFINPYSTITTEELLNKWEKVKKLVPQRDSALQEEMARQHAHERLRRQFAAQANLIGPWIQTRMEEIGRCSLEIGGTLEDQMTQLKQIEHVIVAYKPNIDKLEGDHQLIQESLVFDNKHTNYTMEHIRVGWELLLTTIARTINEIETQILTRDAKGISQQQMNEFRSSFNHFDRKKNGAMETDDFRACLISMGYDLGEVEFARIMMLVDPNATGIVSFQSFIDFMTRETADTDTAEQVVASFRILAADKPYILVEELRRELPPEQAEYCIMRMPPYAGHGAPPGALDYTAFSTALYGESDL; encoded by the exons ATGCTGGATGCAGAGG ATATCATCAACACCCCCAAGCCCGATGAGAGAGCCATCATGACCTATGTGTCCTGCTTTTACCATGCTTTTGCTGGAGCTGAGCAG GCGGAGACTGCTGCCAACAGGATCTGTAAGGTGCTTGGAGTAAACCAAGAGAATGAGAAACTGATGGAGGAATATGAGAGACTGGCCAGTGAG ctgctggagTGGATCCGCCGCACCACTCCCTGGCTGGAGAATCGGACCCCAGAGAAGACCATGGCAGAGATGCAACGGAAGCTGGAGGACTTCAGGGACTACAGACGCCAGCACAAGCCCCCAAAAGTGCAGGAGAAGTGCCAGCTGGAAATTAACTTCAACACCCTTCAGACCAAGTTGCGCATCAGCAATCGGCCTGCCTTTATGCCCTCTGAGGGGAAGATGGTATCT GACATAGCCAGTGCATGGCAGGGTCTGGAGCAGGCAGAGAAAGGGTATGAGGAATGGCTTCTTACAGAGATCCGTAGGCTTGAGAGGGTGGACCACCTTGCAGAAAAGTTTCGCCAAAAAGCAACTAATCATGAGAACTGGGCCAGCG GTAAAGAGCTGTTCCTTTCCCAGAAGGACTACGAAACAGCCACACTGACAGAAATCAGAGCACTGCTTCGAAAACACGAGGCCTTTGAGAGTGACTTGGCAGCCCACCAGGACAGAGTGGAGCAGATTGCTGCCATTGCACAGGAACTAAA TGAGTTGGACTACCATGATGTTGCTGCTGTTAACCAGCGCTGCCAAAGCATCTGTGACTTATGGGACAAGCTGGGAACCCTGACTCAGAAGAGGAGAGAGGCACTGGAG CGCACAGAGAAACTGCTGGAAACCATTGATCAGTTGTTCCTAGAATTTGCTAAGAGGTCTGCTCCTTTCAACAATTGGATGGAAGGAGCGATGGAGGATCTGCAGGACATGTTTATAGTGCATACTATTGAAGAGGTTCAG AGTCTAATCGCAGCTCATGAGCAGTTCAAAGCTACTCTTCCCGAGGCAGATTCAGAGAGACAGGCCATCTTGGGAATCCACAATGAggtgcagaaaatttcacagAGCTATGGGATCAAGGCCAGCTTTATCAACCCTTACAGCACTATCACAACTGAAGAGCTTCTCAACAAGTGGGAAAAG GTGAAAAAGCTGGTTCCTCAGAGAGATAGTGCCCTCCAGGAGGAGATGGCACGCCAGCATGCCCACGAAAGGCTGAGACGGCAGTTTGCTGCCCAGGCTAATCTGATTGGGCCCTGGATACAGACCAGGATGGAG GAAATAGGGCGCTGCTCCCTGGAGATAGGAGGCACCTTGGAGGACCAGATGACCCAGCTGAAGCAAATCGAGCATGTCATAGTTGCTTATAAACCCAATATTGACAAGTTGGAGGGAGACCACCAGCTAATCCAGGAGTCACTTGTGTTTGATAACAAACACACCAACTACACCATGGAG CACATCCGTGTTGGGTGGGAGCTGCTCCTCACAACCATTGCCCGAACTATCAATGAGATTGAAACCCAGATCCTGACCCGGGATGCTAAGGGCATCAGTCAGCAGCAGATGAATGAGTTCAGATCGTCTTTCAACCACTTTGACAGG AAGAAGAATGGAGCAATGGAAACAGATGACTTCAGAGCCTGCCTCATCTCCATGGGATATGACTTG GGAGAGGTGGAGTTTGCTCGCATAATGATGCTGGTAGACCCCAATGCTACGGGAATCGTTTCCTTCCAGTCTTTTATCGACTTTATGACCAGAGAGACTGCTGATACAGACACTGCCGAGCAGGTTGTGGCATCCTTCCGGATCCTGGCTGCTGATAAG CCTTATATACTTGTAGAGGAGCTCAGGAGAGAACTTCCCCCTGAACAAGCAGAATATTGCATCATGAGGATGCCACCCTACGCTGGTCATGGAGCACCACCCGGGGCACTGGACTACACTGCCTTCTCCACTGCCCTCTATGGAGAGAGTGATCTTTAA